From one Halothece sp. PCC 7418 genomic stretch:
- the psbD gene encoding photosystem II D2 protein (photosystem q(a) protein), giving the protein MTIAVGRAQQQRGVFDLVDDWLKRDRFVFIGWSGLLLFPCAYMAIGGWLTGTTFVTSWYTHGLASSYLEGCNFLTVAVSTPADAFGHSLLFLWGPEANWDFVRWCQIGGLWSFVALHGAFGLIGFMLRQFEIARLVGVRPYNAIAFSGPIAVFVSVFLMYPLGQSSWFFAPSFGVAGIFRFILFFQGFHNWTLNPFHMMGVAGILGGALLCAIHGATVENTLFDEGGDSNNTFRAFEPTQAEETYSMVTANRFWSQIFGIAFSNKRWLHFFMLFVPVTGLWMSAVGVVGLGLNLRAYDFVSQEIRAAEDPEFETFYTKNILLNEGLRAWMAPDDQPHEQFEFPEEVLPRGNAL; this is encoded by the coding sequence ATGACTATTGCAGTAGGACGCGCCCAACAACAAAGAGGAGTTTTCGACCTCGTCGATGACTGGCTCAAGCGCGACAGATTTGTCTTTATCGGCTGGTCTGGTTTACTGCTGTTCCCCTGTGCTTACATGGCAATTGGGGGATGGCTCACCGGAACCACCTTTGTTACCTCCTGGTACACTCACGGTTTAGCAAGCTCTTATCTGGAAGGCTGCAACTTCTTAACCGTTGCCGTTTCCACCCCCGCAGATGCTTTCGGACACTCCCTGCTCTTCTTATGGGGACCCGAAGCGAACTGGGACTTTGTACGCTGGTGTCAAATCGGCGGACTCTGGAGTTTCGTTGCCCTCCACGGGGCTTTTGGACTGATTGGCTTCATGCTGCGTCAGTTTGAAATTGCCCGTCTGGTCGGTGTACGTCCTTACAACGCGATCGCGTTCTCCGGTCCGATTGCTGTATTTGTCAGCGTCTTCTTAATGTATCCTTTAGGACAGTCAAGCTGGTTCTTTGCGCCCAGTTTTGGTGTCGCAGGAATCTTCCGCTTCATTCTGTTCTTCCAAGGATTCCACAACTGGACCCTCAATCCCTTCCACATGATGGGTGTGGCTGGTATTTTAGGCGGTGCATTACTCTGTGCGATTCATGGCGCAACCGTCGAAAACACCCTGTTTGATGAAGGGGGCGACAGCAACAACACCTTCCGCGCCTTTGAACCCACTCAGGCGGAAGAAACCTACTCCATGGTGACCGCAAACCGGTTCTGGAGTCAGATCTTCGGGATTGCGTTCTCTAACAAACGCTGGTTACACTTCTTCATGCTGTTTGTTCCAGTAACAGGACTGTGGATGTCCGCAGTTGGAGTTGTCGGCTTAGGACTGAACCTGCGTGCCTATGACTTTGTGTCTCAAGAGATTCGCGCCGCAGAAGATCCTGAGTTTGAAACCTTCTATACGAAAAATATCTTATTAAACGAAGGTCTCCGCGCCTGGATGGCTCCGGATGACCAACCCCACGAACAGTTTGAATTCCCAGAGGAGGTACTACCCCGTGGTAACGCTCTCTAA
- the psbC gene encoding photosystem II reaction center protein CP43: MVTLSNTFVGAGRDQESSGYAWWSGNARLINLSGKLLGAHVAHAGLIVFWAGAMTLFEVGHFVPEKPMYEQGLILLPHLATLGWGVGPGGEVIDTFPYFVVGVLHLISSAVLGLGGIYHAVRGPETLEEYSSFFGYDWKDKNKMTSIIGFHLIILGIGALLLVFKAVFFGGVYDTWAPGGGDVRVINNPTLNPAAIFGYLLSSPFGGDGWIIGVDNMEDIIGGHIWVGLICIAGGVWHILTKPFGWVRRAFVWSGEAYLSYSLGALSLMGFVASAMVWFNNTAYPSEFYGPTNAEASQAQAFLFLARDQRLGANIATSQGPTGLGKYLMRSPTGEIILGGETMRFWDFRGPWLEPLRGPNGLDVDKIRNDIQPWQLRRAAEYMTHAPNGSINSVGGIITEPNSFNYVNLRQWLAGSHFILGFFFLIGHLWHAGRARAAAAGFEKGIVRETEPVLSMPDLD; the protein is encoded by the coding sequence GTGGTAACGCTCTCTAATACATTTGTCGGCGCTGGTCGTGACCAAGAATCTAGCGGTTACGCCTGGTGGTCTGGTAACGCTCGTTTAATCAACCTTTCCGGAAAATTACTGGGTGCTCACGTTGCCCACGCTGGTCTCATTGTCTTCTGGGCTGGCGCAATGACCCTCTTTGAAGTCGGTCACTTCGTCCCCGAAAAGCCCATGTATGAGCAGGGCTTAATCCTTCTCCCTCACCTCGCAACCCTAGGTTGGGGCGTTGGTCCAGGTGGAGAAGTCATTGACACTTTCCCCTACTTCGTCGTTGGGGTACTCCACTTAATTTCCTCCGCCGTTCTCGGTCTCGGTGGGATTTACCACGCCGTCCGTGGTCCTGAAACCTTAGAAGAATATTCTTCTTTCTTCGGTTACGACTGGAAAGATAAAAACAAAATGACCAGCATCATTGGTTTCCACCTAATTATTTTAGGAATTGGAGCCCTCTTGCTGGTATTCAAAGCCGTCTTCTTCGGCGGTGTTTATGATACCTGGGCCCCTGGTGGTGGTGATGTCCGTGTCATCAATAATCCGACTCTCAACCCAGCAGCAATCTTTGGTTATCTGCTGAGTTCTCCCTTCGGTGGTGACGGTTGGATCATTGGTGTTGACAACATGGAAGACATCATCGGTGGTCACATCTGGGTTGGCTTAATCTGCATCGCTGGCGGTGTTTGGCACATTCTGACCAAGCCCTTTGGTTGGGTTCGCCGTGCCTTTGTCTGGTCTGGTGAAGCCTACCTTTCCTATAGCCTCGGTGCGCTCTCCTTAATGGGTTTTGTTGCCTCCGCAATGGTTTGGTTCAACAACACTGCCTATCCCAGTGAGTTCTACGGTCCCACCAACGCAGAAGCATCTCAAGCACAAGCGTTCTTGTTCTTAGCCCGTGACCAACGCTTAGGGGCAAACATTGCCACTTCCCAAGGTCCGACTGGTCTTGGTAAATACTTAATGCGCTCTCCCACTGGTGAAATCATTCTCGGTGGTGAAACCATGCGCTTCTGGGACTTCCGTGGTCCTTGGTTAGAGCCGTTACGGGGACCCAATGGTCTTGATGTGGACAAAATCCGCAATGACATTCAGCCCTGGCAACTTCGTCGTGCTGCTGAATACATGACGCACGCTCCCAACGGTTCTATCAACTCTGTGGGTGGAATTATTACCGAACCCAACTCCTTCAACTACGTTAACCTCCGTCAATGGTTAGCTGGTTCTCACTTTATTCTCGGTTTCTTCTTCTTAATCGGTCACTTATGGCACGCGGGTCGCGCTCGTGCTGCTGCTGCTGGTTTTGAAAAAGGCATTGTCCGTGAAACTGAACCAGTATTATCTATGCCTGACCTCGACTAG
- a CDS encoding NTP transferase domain-containing protein: MGQIGIVILAAGASTRLGQPKQLLPYQGKPLIEQITTVAVASHCQPIVVVLGAYRSQIAPKLSQYNIHIAFNQQWSTGMASSLQCGLKTMEEMTTQVDAMMVLLCDQPFVSTDLIQQFIVGYRRTGYPIVVSEYAGTVGVPALFDRSFFPELATMTGDVGAKGILRRYSSSLLKIPFPQGIIDIDTPEDWERLSQ, translated from the coding sequence ATGGGTCAAATCGGCATCGTCATCTTAGCAGCCGGGGCATCCACCCGCCTCGGTCAACCGAAACAACTCCTCCCTTACCAAGGAAAACCTCTCATTGAACAGATCACCACCGTTGCTGTTGCTTCTCATTGTCAGCCCATTGTGGTGGTTTTAGGGGCATATCGGTCTCAAATTGCGCCAAAACTAAGCCAATACAACATCCATATCGCTTTTAATCAACAATGGTCAACCGGAATGGCAAGTTCTCTCCAGTGTGGACTCAAAACAATGGAGGAAATGACAACCCAAGTTGATGCAATGATGGTTCTCCTCTGTGACCAACCCTTTGTTTCCACTGATTTGATTCAGCAATTCATCGTGGGATATCGCAGGACAGGTTATCCGATTGTCGTCTCAGAATATGCTGGTACGGTGGGAGTTCCCGCCCTCTTTGATCGCAGTTTCTTTCCCGAACTCGCTACGATGACAGGTGATGTTGGTGCCAAAGGCATTCTAAGGCGTTATTCCTCAAGCCTGCTCAAAATTCCCTTTCCTCAAGGCATCATTGATATAGATACCCCCGAAGACTGGGAAAGACTTTCCCAATAA
- a CDS encoding XdhC family protein, translated as MKELQRILQAFAQSQQNGERTALATVVQTSGSVYRRPGARMLLTEAGEMISAISGGCLEADVLARAQSLLREDHSPLVVRYDTMNHEEDLLFGFGMGCNGIVDVLIEPLNETSAREQFSFIQECFNSQQVAVMATVFAVEGISNLAVGTRVMMRADGTTLNQIADAEIAPMLKAETEKTLFNQRTQIQSYSLSQGEISVLFEVIPPPVPLLVFGAGYDAIPVVQLAKQLGWQVTVIDHREEYLTRDRFPEADRLLECKPDPADAYQHLLTSEAVAVVMTHRYLSDRAFLKRLIPSPVRYLGVLGPKHRMKQLWEDLAAENITPTWEQQQRVYNPVGLDLAAETPEEIALSLIAEIKSVLGGRNGGSLRDRAGSIHDSTENSWVKSASSS; from the coding sequence ATGAAAGAGTTACAGCGTATCCTACAAGCGTTTGCCCAAAGTCAACAAAACGGAGAACGGACTGCTTTAGCCACCGTTGTTCAAACCAGTGGTTCAGTGTATCGTCGTCCAGGGGCGCGGATGCTACTCACTGAAGCAGGGGAGATGATTAGTGCGATTAGTGGGGGTTGTTTGGAAGCGGATGTGCTAGCACGGGCGCAATCCCTTTTAAGAGAAGACCATTCCCCTCTAGTTGTCCGCTATGACACGATGAATCATGAGGAGGATCTATTATTCGGCTTTGGGATGGGATGTAATGGCATCGTGGATGTTCTCATTGAACCCTTAAACGAAACCTCGGCAAGGGAACAATTCTCTTTTATCCAAGAGTGCTTCAACTCCCAACAAGTGGCGGTGATGGCAACGGTTTTTGCAGTAGAAGGAATCTCTAACCTTGCTGTTGGCACACGGGTGATGATGAGAGCAGATGGAACGACCCTTAATCAGATTGCAGATGCTGAGATTGCGCCAATGCTGAAAGCTGAAACAGAAAAGACACTTTTTAACCAACGCACTCAGATCCAGTCTTATTCTCTTTCTCAAGGGGAAATCAGTGTCCTGTTTGAAGTCATTCCTCCCCCTGTGCCATTACTGGTGTTTGGGGCGGGCTATGATGCCATTCCTGTGGTGCAGTTGGCGAAACAACTGGGTTGGCAGGTGACCGTTATTGATCATCGGGAAGAGTATTTGACGCGCGATCGCTTTCCCGAAGCGGATCGACTGTTGGAGTGTAAACCGGATCCAGCAGACGCTTATCAGCATCTCCTGACATCGGAAGCAGTTGCTGTTGTCATGACCCATCGTTATCTCAGCGATCGCGCTTTCCTGAAACGTCTGATCCCCTCTCCAGTTCGTTATCTGGGCGTTTTAGGGCCCAAACACCGCATGAAGCAATTGTGGGAAGATTTAGCAGCGGAAAACATAACGCCTACTTGGGAACAACAGCAACGGGTGTATAATCCCGTGGGCTTAGATCTTGCCGCCGAAACCCCAGAAGAAATTGCCCTTTCTCTGATCGCGGAAATCAAATCAGTGCTGGGTGGACGCAATGGCGGATCGTTGCGCGATCGCGCTGGCTCAATTCACGATTCCACAGAAAACTCATGGGTCAAATCGGCATCGTCATCTTAG
- a CDS encoding xanthine dehydrogenase family protein molybdopterin-binding subunit, translated as MNKVVGTSVSRKDGLAKVLGTAHYSAEHPISGIVHGYLVTSTIAKGHIRGMNTAKAEQSPGVLAVFTHENAPEIHPPDNNFINSKIYESRLPLADNQIHYAGQIIGLVVAETFEQAREAVQLITVDYEVEPPVIDGQETTYETAMSMFGEAMTFTKGEFATGNFEAGTAEAATHVEATYTTSTELHAPMEPHAIIAHWQDADSLTVYEPSQFVKGSQRTYGQLFNLPSENVRIVTPYIGGAFGSKAFPWSHGILCAAAARALDRPLKLAVTRRQMTANTGHRSETEQTLRLAATKEGKLLGISQNARSCTSPVEVFPEPCTSVTPVMYAAPNLQLNQEVGVLNVGVPTFMRAPGEAPGMWGLESAMDELASTLEIDPVELRLQNETTTHQRTGLPFSAKHFRDCLQVGADRFGWNQRSPQPRSQTRDGKLVGWGMAAAAFPALRGMGTSVTVQLFPNGKVHVLTAGNDIGTGAYTMVAMTAAEALGVSVDQVTVELGDSNFPDGGMAGGSMMTASLAPSVFKASQAVLQVANCQSVAEACTALKQSGESHFEATASTAPGQEGQQWAFHSWGAHFCEVTVDEEIGQVQITRWVSVMNIGQVLNAKAAASQIRGGVIMGIGEALMEACHFDPNTAYPVVYDLATYHYPSHADIPRIDVTFVGEPDYNFNSLGVRGVGEIGITGVAPTVANAIYHATGKRLRSLPLTPDQLLA; from the coding sequence ATGAATAAAGTTGTGGGAACATCCGTTAGTCGCAAAGACGGTTTAGCAAAAGTTCTGGGAACTGCCCATTACAGTGCCGAACATCCCATTTCGGGCATCGTTCACGGGTATTTAGTCACCTCAACCATTGCCAAAGGTCACATTCGAGGGATGAATACAGCAAAGGCGGAACAAAGTCCGGGAGTCCTTGCGGTCTTTACTCATGAAAACGCCCCAGAAATTCATCCGCCTGATAATAACTTTATCAACTCCAAAATCTATGAAAGCCGTCTTCCCCTCGCAGATAACCAGATTCACTATGCAGGACAAATTATTGGTTTAGTGGTTGCGGAGACCTTTGAACAAGCCCGAGAAGCAGTGCAACTGATTACAGTGGATTATGAGGTGGAACCCCCTGTCATTGATGGGCAAGAAACCACTTATGAAACCGCCATGTCCATGTTTGGGGAAGCAATGACCTTTACTAAGGGAGAATTTGCCACGGGGAATTTTGAAGCGGGAACGGCTGAGGCTGCAACCCATGTTGAGGCAACTTATACGACTTCTACCGAACTTCATGCGCCCATGGAACCCCATGCCATAATCGCCCATTGGCAAGATGCAGATTCCCTCACCGTTTACGAACCCTCTCAGTTTGTCAAGGGATCGCAACGCACTTATGGGCAACTGTTTAACCTCCCCTCAGAAAACGTCAGAATCGTTACACCCTACATTGGGGGTGCATTTGGCTCGAAAGCATTTCCTTGGTCTCATGGCATTCTCTGTGCTGCTGCAGCCCGTGCCTTGGATCGTCCTTTAAAACTGGCGGTGACGCGTCGGCAAATGACGGCAAATACAGGGCATCGCTCAGAAACCGAACAGACCTTGCGCTTAGCAGCCACGAAAGAGGGTAAACTCCTCGGGATTTCTCAGAATGCGCGATCGTGCACTTCTCCCGTGGAAGTCTTTCCTGAACCTTGCACCAGTGTCACTCCTGTGATGTATGCTGCCCCCAATCTGCAACTCAATCAGGAAGTGGGGGTTTTAAACGTCGGGGTTCCCACGTTTATGCGTGCCCCTGGAGAAGCCCCTGGAATGTGGGGACTAGAATCTGCGATGGATGAACTGGCTTCTACCTTAGAGATTGACCCAGTGGAACTGCGCTTGCAAAATGAAACCACAACCCACCAGCGCACTGGCTTACCCTTCTCTGCAAAACACTTTCGCGACTGTCTGCAAGTGGGCGCAGACCGTTTCGGCTGGAATCAGCGTTCTCCCCAGCCTCGTAGTCAAACCCGTGACGGTAAACTTGTGGGTTGGGGAATGGCTGCTGCTGCTTTCCCCGCTTTAAGAGGGATGGGAACCTCAGTCACCGTGCAATTATTCCCAAATGGCAAAGTTCATGTTCTCACCGCCGGTAATGATATTGGTACTGGGGCTTATACGATGGTTGCCATGACTGCTGCGGAAGCCTTAGGCGTTTCCGTTGATCAAGTCACGGTGGAACTGGGGGATTCTAACTTCCCAGATGGGGGAATGGCAGGGGGATCGATGATGACGGCTTCCCTTGCCCCGAGCGTATTCAAAGCCAGTCAAGCAGTGTTGCAAGTGGCAAACTGTCAGAGCGTTGCTGAAGCCTGTACCGCCCTAAAACAGTCGGGAGAAAGCCATTTTGAAGCCACCGCTTCTACTGCACCGGGTCAAGAAGGGCAACAATGGGCGTTTCATTCTTGGGGGGCTCATTTTTGCGAGGTGACGGTCGATGAAGAAATCGGACAAGTGCAAATTACCCGTTGGGTTTCGGTGATGAATATTGGACAGGTGCTGAACGCGAAAGCTGCTGCGAGTCAAATTCGAGGCGGGGTGATTATGGGCATTGGAGAAGCCTTAATGGAAGCCTGTCATTTTGACCCTAACACGGCTTATCCAGTGGTTTATGATTTGGCAACCTATCACTATCCCAGTCACGCGGATATTCCCCGCATTGATGTCACGTTTGTAGGAGAACCCGATTATAACTTCAATTCCTTAGGGGTGCGAGGTGTGGGCGAAATTGGCATTACGGGGGTTGCACCGACGGTGGCGAATGCGATTTATCATGCCACAGGCAAACGATTACGCAGTTTACCTCTGACTCCCGATCAGTTGCTTGCTTGA
- a CDS encoding xanthine dehydrogenase family protein subunit M: MKNFSYLRATSTEEAVQQASQETCFIAGGTNLVDRMKAFLDDPATLIDISRLNLKEINILPDGGVKIGAMVTNTDLANHPDIRENYPLLSRAILAGASQQIRNMATVGGNLLQRTRCPYYYDTAFACNKRQPESGCSAREGINRMHAIFGASEHCVAVHPSDMCVALSALDAVVEVEGANGKREIPFADFHRLPEDTPQQDTTLETGDLITAVRLPSKPAAKTGVYLKLRDRASYAFALVSVAAIVKVENEIIQQAHLALGGVAHKPWRLLETEAFLQGKPATATTFEEAAELALQDAQPLTHNQFKVKMSKRAIKRALNISAQGGGIA; encoded by the coding sequence ATGAAGAATTTTTCCTATCTCCGCGCAACTTCCACTGAAGAGGCAGTGCAACAGGCAAGTCAAGAAACCTGTTTTATTGCAGGGGGAACCAACTTAGTGGATCGAATGAAAGCCTTTCTGGATGATCCTGCGACGCTGATTGATATCTCTCGCCTGAATCTCAAAGAGATTAACATTTTACCTGATGGGGGCGTTAAAATCGGCGCGATGGTGACCAATACTGACCTTGCCAATCATCCTGACATTCGAGAGAATTATCCATTGCTTTCCCGTGCCATTTTAGCCGGTGCTTCCCAACAAATTCGGAATATGGCAACGGTCGGCGGTAACTTACTGCAACGAACCCGCTGTCCCTATTACTATGATACGGCTTTTGCTTGTAATAAACGACAGCCAGAAAGCGGTTGTTCGGCAAGGGAAGGGATTAATCGGATGCACGCTATTTTTGGCGCAAGTGAGCATTGTGTTGCGGTTCATCCCTCTGATATGTGTGTTGCCCTTTCAGCCTTGGATGCCGTGGTGGAAGTAGAAGGCGCAAATGGCAAGCGAGAGATTCCCTTTGCTGACTTTCACCGTTTACCAGAGGATACCCCCCAACAAGATACGACCTTGGAAACTGGCGATTTGATTACTGCGGTGAGGTTACCCTCAAAGCCGGCTGCGAAAACAGGAGTTTACTTAAAACTGCGCGATCGCGCGTCTTATGCCTTTGCTTTAGTTTCCGTGGCAGCAATAGTCAAAGTCGAAAATGAAATTATTCAACAGGCGCATCTTGCCCTAGGCGGGGTTGCCCATAAACCGTGGCGCTTATTAGAAACCGAAGCCTTTTTACAGGGAAAACCTGCCACAGCAACCACATTTGAGGAGGCAGCGGAACTGGCTTTACAGGATGCTCAACCTCTCACGCACAATCAGTTTAAAGTCAAAATGAGCAAAAGAGCCATTAAACGCGCACTCAACATTTCAGCACAGGGAGGAGGCATTGCATGA
- a CDS encoding (2Fe-2S)-binding protein, whose amino-acid sequence MHQNPEIPVTLTINSTSYTVNLEPRVTLLDVLRDRLGWTGSKKGCDHGQCGACTVLIDGERIYACLALAIMQDGKTITTIEGLGNPDQLHPVQTAFVENDGFQCGYCTPGQICASVALLDEIQQGSVSAITPDLNSPPQLETISEAEIRERLSGNLCRCSAYNGIVAAVQQAAGQTPPSPAAEILVEDASE is encoded by the coding sequence CACCATTAATAGCACCTCTTATACAGTCAACCTCGAACCCCGAGTGACATTATTAGACGTGCTGCGAGACCGCTTAGGCTGGACGGGGTCAAAAAAAGGGTGTGACCATGGGCAGTGTGGAGCTTGCACTGTCCTCATTGATGGAGAACGAATTTACGCTTGTCTTGCTTTAGCCATTATGCAGGACGGCAAAACCATTACCACCATTGAAGGGTTAGGAAATCCAGACCAACTGCATCCGGTGCAAACCGCGTTTGTGGAAAATGATGGCTTTCAATGCGGTTACTGTACCCCTGGACAAATCTGTGCTTCAGTCGCTTTGCTGGACGAAATTCAACAAGGCAGTGTGAGCGCAATTACCCCTGACTTAAATTCTCCCCCGCAATTGGAAACGATTTCGGAAGCCGAAATTAGAGAACGACTCAGTGGTAATCTTTGTCGGTGTAGCGCTTACAATGGCATTGTCGCTGCGGTACAACAAGCTGCAGGACAAACGCCTCCTTCTCCTGCTGCTGAGATTCTGGTGGAGGACGCATCCGAATGA